Proteins found in one Hirundo rustica isolate bHirRus1 chromosome 9, bHirRus1.pri.v3, whole genome shotgun sequence genomic segment:
- the LOC120756532 gene encoding cytochrome P450 2J2-like, with the protein MELQFWPDLVSLWKKLNGRMLLVILVMSLLIIDLVKKTRPRNFPPGPQLFPLVGTFVDFKQPLHLALQKLTGRYGNIFSVQFGSLTFVVVNGYQMVREALVHQAEIFADRPNIPLLQEIFRGFGLISSNGHIWRQQRKFALATLKSLAVNFEEKVQEESRYLVETIEEEKGQPFDPHYKINSAVSNIICSITFGSRFDYHDNRFQELLHSLAETLLLIGSFWGQLYNAFPLIMRWLPGPFRKIFRHWEKLQYFVKSVIAKHKEDLDQSEAGDYIDCYLKEIEKFKGDTSSYFHEENLLCSTLDLFLTGTETTATAIRWALLYMAAYPHIQEKVQQEIDAVVGPCRQPSMADKEQMPYTSAVLSEVLRLGNVVPLGVPRMATSDTTLAGFHLPKGTTLMTSLTSIMFDKNVWETPDTFNPEHFLENGQYRRREAFLPFSAGKRACPGEQLARTELFIFFVALLQKFTFQAPAAAALSFAFTLSLTRCPKPFQLCAVPRD; encoded by the exons ATGGAGCTTCAGTTTTGGCCTGATTTGGTGTCTCTCTGGAAAAAGCTGAATGGTCGGATGCTCTTGGTGATTCTGGTCATGTCTCTGTTGATTATTGACCTTGTGAAAAAGACACGACCCAGGAACTTCCCTCCAGGGCCGCAGCTCTTTCCTCTCGTGGGGACCTTTGTGGACTTTAAGCAGCCCCTCCATCTTGCACTGCAGAAG CTTACGGGTCGGTATGGGAATATCTTCAGCGTGCAGTTTGGAAGTCTGACATTTGTGGTGGTCAACGGCTACCAGATGGTGAGAGAAGCTCTTGTCCACCAGGCTGAAATATTTGCTGATCGGCCAAATATTCCACTCCTCCAAGAAATATTTAGAGGCTTTG GGCTCATATCATCCAACGGGCACATAtggaggcagcagagaaagTTTGCTTTAGCAACACTGAAAAGCCTTGCTGtaaattttgaggaaaaagtgCAAGAGGAGAGTCGGTACCTCGTGGAGACGATTGAGGAGGAGAAAG gacaACCCTTTGACCCTCATTACAAAATCAATAGTGCTGTTTCGAACATCATCTGTTCCATAACTTTTGGGAGCCGCTTTGACTACCATGACAACCGTTTCCAGGAACTGCTGCACTCCCTGGCTGAAACGCTGCTGCTCATCGGAAGTTTCTGGGGCCAG CTTTATAATGCTTTTCCGTTGATCATGAGATGGTTGCCGGGACCCTTCAGGAAAATCTTCAGGCACTGGGAGAAACTTCAATATTTTGTGAAAAGCGTGATTGCAAAGCACAAGGAGGATTTGGACCAGTCCGAGGCAGGAGATTATATTGACTGTTACCTGAAGGAAATAGAAAAG TTTAAGGGTGACACCAGCTCCTATTTCCATGAGGAAAACCTGCTGTGCTCCACCTTGGACCTGTTCTTAACTGGGACTGAGACAACGGCGACCGCCATCCGCTGGGCTCTGCTCTACATGGCCGCGTACCCCCACATTCAGG AGAAAGTACAGCAGGAGATCGATGCCGTGGTCGGGCCGTGCCGGCAGCCCTCGATGGCCGACAAGGAGCAGATGCCCTACACCAGTGCCGTGCTGAGCGAGGTCCTGCGCCTGGGCAACGTGGTGCCCCTGGGGGTGCCCCGCATGGCCACCAGCGACACCACCCTGGCCGGCTTCCACCTGCCCAAA GGCACCACCCTGATGACCAGCCTGACTTCGATAATGTTCGACAAAAACGTGTGGGAGACTCCAGACACCTTTAATCCTGAACATTTCCTGGAAAACGGCCAGTACAGGAGGCGGGAGGCTTTtctgcccttctctgcag GCAAGAGGGCTTGTCCCGGGGAGCAGCTCGCCAGGACCGAGCTCTTCATCTTCTTCGTAGCCCTGCTGCAGAAGTTCACCTTCCAGGCCCCAGCAGCGGCCGCGCTGTCCTTCGCCTTCACGCTCAGCCTCACTCGCTGCCCCAAACCCTTCCAACTCTGCGCCGTGCCCCGCGACTGA
- the LOC120756468 gene encoding cytochrome P450 2J2-like produces MLHFLWDSISLQTFLIFLFIFLLIADYMKSRNPKNFPPTPFRLPFLGHIYLMDFKDPVATVGRLTKTYGDIFGLHMGSMKIVIVSGMQLVKEVLVNQGDKFMDRPDIPIDEEVFSKIGLISSNGHLWKAQRRFTLTTLRNFGLGKRSLEERIQEECRFLAEVFRDEQGNPFNPQLKVTNAVSNVICSLIFGNRFEYHDEDFQRLLKLMYDIAVLHGAVTSQLYNNFPSIMKYLPGAHQTIFKNWKLLKKFMQEQINKHKKDWNPSESRDYIDSYLLEISKGHDSDTFREEHLMACTLDLMFAGTETTSSTLRWALLFMAIHPEIQARVQAEIDAVIGQARPPALEDRNNLHYTNAVIHEVQRKGNVTPFSAPRMATEDACVDGYYIPKGTLIMTNLTSLLFDKNEWKTPDVFNPEHFLKDGKFWKNEYFLPFSMGKRSCLGELMARSELFLFFTSLLQKFTFQAPPDTTLSLQPMTGIAVAPHPYKICAVPR; encoded by the exons ATGCTGCACTTCCTCTGGGACAGCATCTCCCTCCAGACattcctcatcttcctcttcatctTCCTGCTCATCGCAGACTACATGAAGAGCAGAAATCCAAAGAatttccctcccacccccttccGCCTTCCCTTTTTGGGGCACATCTACCTCATGGACTTCAAAGATCCTGTAGCCACAGTGGGGAGG CTAACTAAAACATATGGTGACATCTTTGGCCTGCACATGGGCAGCATGAAGATTGTGATAGTAAGTGGGATGCAGCTGGTGAAGGAAGTGCTGGTAAACCAAGGGGACAAGTTCATGGACCGTCCTGACATTCCCATTGATGAGGAGGTCTTCAGCAAGATCG GACTGATCTCCTCCAATGGGCACCTGTGGAAGGCACAGAGGAGGTTCACCCTGACCACACTCCGAAACTTTGGCTTGGGGAAGAGGAGCCTGGAGGAGCGCATCCAGGAGGAGTGTCGATTCCTCGCGGAGGTGTTTAGGGATGAACAGG ggaATCCTTTCAACCCTCAGCTTAAAGTCACTAATGCTGTTTCAAATGTCATCTGCTCCCTCATCTTTGGCAATCGGTTTGAGTACCATGATGAGGACTTCCAAAGACTGCTGAAGCTGATGTATGACATTGCTGTCCTCCACGGAGCTGTCACAAGCCAG CTGTACAACAATTTCCCATCTATAATGAAGTACTTACCTGGAGCCCAccaaaccatttttaaaaactggaagTTACTGAAAAAATTTATGCAAGAGCAGATCAACAAACACAAGAAGGACTGGAACCCCTCAGAGAGCCGGGACTACATCGACAGCTACCTGCTGGAGATCTCCAAG GGCCATGACAGTGACACCTTCCGGGAGGAACACCTCATGGCCTGCACACTCGACCTGATGTTTGCTGGGACTGAGACCACGTCCTCAACCCTCCGCTGGGCTCTGCTGTTTATGGCCATACATCCAGAAATTCAAG CCCGGGTGCAAGCTGAGATCGATGCAGTCATTGGTCAGGCACGGCCGCCAGCCCTGGAGGACAGAAACAACCTGCACTACACCAACGCTGTCATCCATGAAGTGCAGAGGAAAGGCAACGTTACCCCTTTCAGCGCGCCAAGAATGGCAACAGAGGATGCCTGTGTGGATGGCTACTACATCCCAAAG gGCACTCTTATAATGACAAATTTAACCTCTCTGCTGTTTGACAAGAATGAGTGGAAAACCCCTGATGTTTTTAACCCTGAGCATTTTCTGAAGGATGGGAAGTTCTGgaaaaatgagtattttctACCATTTTCCATGG GGAAGCGTTCCTGCCTGGGTGAGCTGATGGCCCGTTCCGagctcttcctcttcttcacatccctgctccagaaATTCACCTTCCAGGCACCCCCGGACACCACGCTCAGCCTCCAGCCCATGACAGGCATTGCAGTAGCCCCACATCCCTACAAGATCTGTGCTGTGCCTCGCTAG